A region of Faecalibacterium taiwanense DNA encodes the following proteins:
- a CDS encoding glycerate kinase produces the protein MLKNETLRRDADAIIRASLNAVLPDEAVRRALKNFRPQGGRVLLVAAGKAAWQMAHAAVKFLGRVDGGVVVTKYGHVKGTIPGVDCCEAGHPVPDENGFAATRKALELVQGLTAEDTVLFLLSGGGSALFEKPLIPGAELQQITGQLLASGADIVEMNTIRKRLSGVKGGRFAQSCAPAQVFSIVLSDILGDPLDMIASGPAVPDTSTCAQALAIAEKYHLQLSAQAKALLAQETPKVLDHVATQITGSVRELCSAAANACRELGYEPVILTDRLCCEAREAGSFLGSIARTHAGQGKKLAFLAGGETVVHLTGTGLGGRNQELALAAAPMIAGLDAAVFSVGSDGTDGPTDAAGGYVDGSTAAALAQNQLNVYDVLQNNDAYHALKAVDGLIITGATGTNVNDVAVVLIGNQG, from the coding sequence ATGCTGAAAAACGAAACACTGCGCAGAGATGCAGATGCCATCATCCGTGCCAGCCTGAACGCTGTTCTGCCGGACGAAGCGGTGCGCCGCGCGCTGAAAAATTTCCGGCCGCAGGGCGGCAGGGTGCTGCTGGTGGCTGCCGGTAAGGCAGCATGGCAGATGGCCCATGCTGCAGTGAAATTTCTTGGCCGGGTGGATGGCGGTGTGGTCGTGACCAAATACGGCCACGTGAAGGGCACGATCCCCGGCGTGGACTGCTGCGAAGCCGGGCACCCCGTGCCGGATGAGAATGGCTTTGCCGCCACCCGGAAAGCGCTGGAACTGGTGCAGGGCTTAACGGCAGAGGATACGGTGCTGTTTCTGCTGTCCGGCGGCGGCAGTGCACTGTTTGAAAAGCCGCTGATCCCCGGCGCAGAGCTGCAGCAGATCACGGGCCAGCTGCTTGCCAGCGGTGCCGATATCGTGGAGATGAACACCATTCGCAAGCGCCTGTCCGGGGTCAAGGGCGGGCGGTTTGCACAGAGCTGTGCGCCTGCGCAGGTGTTCAGCATCGTGCTCAGTGATATTCTGGGCGACCCGCTGGATATGATCGCCAGCGGTCCGGCGGTGCCGGATACCTCCACCTGTGCACAGGCCCTTGCCATTGCGGAAAAATATCACCTGCAGCTTTCGGCACAGGCCAAGGCTCTGCTGGCACAGGAGACTCCAAAGGTGCTGGACCATGTTGCCACGCAGATCACCGGCAGCGTGCGGGAGCTGTGCAGCGCAGCAGCCAACGCCTGCCGGGAGCTGGGCTATGAGCCGGTGATCTTGACCGACAGGCTCTGCTGTGAAGCGCGGGAGGCTGGCAGCTTCCTTGGTTCCATAGCCCGCACCCACGCGGGGCAGGGCAAAAAGCTGGCCTTTCTTGCAGGCGGTGAGACGGTCGTCCATCTGACCGGAACAGGTCTGGGCGGGCGCAATCAGGAGCTGGCCCTTGCTGCAGCACCAATGATCGCCGGGCTGGATGCAGCGGTCTTTTCGGTGGGCAGCGATGGCACCGACGGCCCAACCGATGCTGCGGGCGGCTATGTGGACGGCAGCACGGCCGCAGCACTGGCGCAGAACCAGCTGAACGTGTACGATGTGCTGCAGAACAACGATGCCTACCATGCCCTCAAGGCGGTGGATGGGCTCATCATCACCGGCGCGACCGGCACGAATGTCAACGATGTGGCCGTGGTGCTGATCGGAAAT
- the rnr gene encoding ribonuclease R, whose translation MAMRDKIEHAIQNQPCTVKDLKSKFGGDRGSDRKVMEAVDQLVHEAVICQRQGVFFTVRSGRADKALLCKVVKLGKNFAFVMLEDGTSDIFIPGRFTRGAMPGDMVLVEKFEHPRVEGSDEGEILAILEEKNDLVGTARRIDGRLKFVPDDCPAISMQMMRDCEGGAKDGDKVAVEILQRGNRQEDHRVGVAMRFGSSDEAKRCAKALLYAQDIHSRFPDKVREEAKKLENAEVSEKDTEGRMDLRALPIFTIDSAETKDIDDAISLTKTPEGGFELGVHIADVSNYVKPGSELDNEAFNRATSVYYADQVVPMLPKQLSNGICSLNEGVLRLAFSCLMHLDKDGNLIDYRFVKSVIRSRVKGVYSEINALLAGSADDELKGKYHEVLSQLPAMKELYGHRARLRKERGCMDIESGEVKLILDEDGHCIDVKKRTSGESEAMIEEFMLLANQCAAHFARVKQIPFVYRVHEEPNAEKLERLHTLLQACGINDHFAKDVPTPKELSAILEGVRGGPYEQIINTGMLRCMSKAVYEEKPKGHYGLVLKDYAHFTSPIRRYPDLAIHRIMTAQLKGMDKDTMVLRYSDFAEKASKQSSEREIIAMQIERKAEDCYKAEYARRHLGECYEGRISGVTQRGLFIELDNGVEGFVPASSLTPSGTMLTEGIRLSDPVSGKNWSLGDTMMITIVRADVNLGKIDFEVAPASTK comes from the coding sequence ATGGCAATGCGCGATAAAATTGAGCACGCGATCCAGAATCAGCCGTGCACCGTCAAAGACCTCAAATCCAAATTCGGCGGGGACCGCGGCTCGGACCGCAAGGTGATGGAGGCTGTGGATCAGCTGGTGCACGAGGCGGTCATCTGCCAGCGTCAGGGCGTGTTCTTTACGGTGCGCTCCGGCCGTGCAGACAAGGCTCTGCTGTGCAAGGTGGTAAAACTGGGCAAGAATTTTGCCTTTGTCATGCTGGAGGACGGCACCAGCGATATCTTTATCCCGGGCCGTTTTACCCGCGGTGCCATGCCCGGCGACATGGTGCTTGTAGAAAAGTTTGAGCACCCCCGTGTGGAGGGCAGCGATGAAGGCGAGATCCTGGCCATTCTGGAAGAAAAGAACGATCTGGTGGGCACTGCCCGCCGCATTGATGGCCGCCTGAAGTTCGTGCCGGACGACTGCCCGGCCATCTCCATGCAGATGATGCGTGATTGCGAGGGCGGTGCAAAGGACGGCGACAAGGTGGCCGTGGAGATCCTGCAGCGCGGCAATCGGCAGGAAGATCACCGCGTGGGCGTTGCCATGCGGTTTGGCAGCTCGGACGAAGCAAAGCGCTGCGCAAAGGCCCTGCTCTATGCGCAGGATATCCACAGCCGCTTCCCGGATAAGGTTCGTGAGGAAGCCAAGAAGCTGGAGAACGCTGAGGTCTCTGAAAAGGACACCGAGGGCCGCATGGATCTGCGCGCCCTGCCCATCTTCACCATTGACAGTGCTGAGACCAAGGACATCGATGATGCCATCAGCCTGACCAAGACCCCGGAGGGCGGTTTTGAGCTGGGTGTCCACATTGCAGATGTTTCCAACTATGTCAAGCCCGGCAGCGAACTGGACAACGAAGCGTTTAACCGCGCAACCAGCGTCTACTATGCCGATCAGGTGGTGCCCATGCTGCCCAAGCAGCTTTCCAACGGCATCTGCAGCCTGAATGAGGGCGTGCTGCGTCTGGCCTTCTCCTGCCTGATGCATCTGGATAAGGATGGCAACCTGATCGATTACCGCTTTGTCAAGTCGGTCATCCGCAGCCGCGTCAAGGGTGTTTACTCCGAGATCAACGCCTTGCTGGCCGGCAGTGCTGACGACGAGCTGAAGGGCAAGTACCATGAAGTGCTCAGCCAGCTGCCCGCCATGAAGGAGCTGTACGGCCACCGTGCCCGCCTGCGCAAGGAGCGCGGCTGCATGGATATCGAGAGCGGCGAGGTGAAGCTGATCCTCGACGAGGACGGCCACTGCATCGATGTGAAAAAGCGCACCTCCGGCGAGAGCGAAGCTATGATCGAAGAGTTCATGCTGCTGGCCAACCAGTGCGCTGCCCACTTTGCCCGCGTGAAGCAGATCCCCTTCGTGTACCGTGTGCACGAGGAACCCAATGCTGAAAAGCTGGAGCGTCTGCACACTCTGCTGCAGGCCTGCGGCATCAACGATCACTTTGCCAAGGATGTGCCCACCCCCAAGGAGCTGAGCGCAATTCTGGAAGGTGTGCGCGGCGGCCCGTATGAGCAGATCATCAATACCGGTATGCTGCGCTGCATGTCCAAGGCTGTGTATGAGGAAAAGCCCAAGGGCCACTACGGCCTGGTGCTGAAGGACTACGCTCACTTCACCAGCCCCATCCGCCGCTACCCGGATCTGGCCATCCATCGCATCATGACCGCCCAGCTCAAGGGCATGGATAAGGATACCATGGTGCTGCGCTACAGCGACTTTGCCGAGAAGGCAAGCAAGCAGTCCAGTGAGCGCGAGATCATTGCAATGCAGATCGAGCGCAAGGCTGAGGACTGCTACAAGGCCGAGTATGCCCGCCGCCATCTGGGCGAGTGCTACGAGGGCCGCATTTCCGGCGTGACCCAGCGCGGCCTGTTCATTGAGCTGGACAACGGCGTGGAGGGCTTTGTGCCGGCTTCCAGCCTGACCCCCTCCGGTACCATGCTCACCGAGGGCATCCGCCTGTCCGACCCCGTCTCCGGCAAGAACTGGAGCCTGGGCGACACCATGATGATCACCATTGTGCGTGCGGATGTGAACCTGGGCAAGATCGACTTTGAGGTTGCTCCGGCAAGCACAAAGTAA
- the secG gene encoding preprotein translocase subunit SecG has protein sequence MSVIEIVGGVILLIASLVIVFLTLMQHTHGQGLSGAINGSMGGANNARLTPADQMLAKTTRIAGIVFFVVAILACLFAGRLAG, from the coding sequence ATGTCTGTTATCGAAATTGTTGGCGGTGTGATCCTGCTGATCGCTTCGCTCGTCATCGTTTTCCTCACTCTCATGCAGCACACCCACGGTCAGGGCCTTTCCGGTGCTATCAACGGCAGTATGGGCGGCGCAAACAATGCCCGTTTGACCCCGGCTGATCAGATGCTGGCCAAGACCACCCGCATTGCAGGTATTGTTTTCTTTGTGGTTGCCATTCTGGCATGTCTGTTTGCAGGCCGTCTGGCAGGTTGA
- a CDS encoding penicillin-binding protein 2, protein MSGKRVLALYAAVLLGFAVVLCRLYFLAENHTYAARAEAQSTVRLSLPARRGSFYDHSGLLLTGLETRYLALCFPGENNYTRLYAFTDSAGQALLYRNRNRSAPFLLEVDRDLSGRGIRCFATARRCAEVPLCQHLIGYLDAEGRGIAGLEKALDSQLAGTKEHDTLVCAVTAQGRLRAGETPQLTRQDSSAVGVQLTISRPVQRAAEAVAADTMTSGCILVLDTATAAVRASVSVPGYDSDDLAASLDAPDGPFLNRALESYAVGSVFKPVLAAAALEQGILPECECTGAVVVDGQIFRCAGGVPHGTVDMTAALEKSCNGYFIRLGQQLGAETLLQMSRQLGFGQEVPVAGALYADAGKLPSAGELAQSGQLANFSFGQGGLLASPVQIAAMMNTIASGGVYRTPFFVCGSVDETDGTPLETLAHPQSRRVMSAENAALLRKMLQQVVEEGTAQDAAWLEEGAGGKTGTAQTGQFTPDGTERKNLWFTGFYPAQQPRYTIVVLQDGQVSTEHSSAAIFARLCAMLDLLA, encoded by the coding sequence ATGTCCGGCAAACGGGTATTGGCGTTGTATGCAGCTGTTCTGCTGGGGTTTGCGGTAGTTTTGTGCCGCCTGTATTTTCTGGCAGAGAACCATACCTATGCTGCCCGGGCCGAAGCACAGAGCACGGTCCGGCTCTCGCTGCCTGCCCGGCGGGGCAGCTTCTACGACCACAGCGGCCTGCTTCTCACCGGGCTGGAAACGCGGTATCTTGCCCTCTGCTTCCCGGGCGAAAACAACTACACACGCCTGTATGCATTTACGGACAGTGCCGGGCAGGCACTTTTGTACCGGAACCGCAACCGCTCCGCACCGTTTCTGCTGGAAGTGGACCGCGACCTTTCCGGGCGCGGCATACGCTGCTTTGCAACGGCACGGCGCTGCGCAGAAGTTCCGCTGTGCCAGCATCTGATCGGCTATCTGGATGCAGAAGGCCGCGGCATTGCCGGGCTGGAAAAGGCGCTGGACAGCCAGCTGGCCGGGACAAAGGAGCATGACACGCTGGTGTGCGCGGTCACAGCACAAGGACGGCTGCGGGCCGGGGAAACACCGCAGCTCACCCGGCAGGACAGCAGTGCGGTGGGCGTGCAGCTGACGATCTCCCGCCCGGTGCAGCGTGCCGCCGAAGCGGTGGCCGCAGACACCATGACCAGCGGCTGCATTCTGGTTCTGGACACGGCCACTGCTGCGGTTCGCGCCAGCGTCAGCGTACCGGGCTATGACTCGGATGACCTTGCCGCAAGTCTGGATGCACCGGACGGTCCGTTCCTGAACCGCGCACTGGAAAGCTATGCTGTGGGTTCAGTGTTCAAGCCGGTGCTGGCTGCGGCAGCGCTGGAGCAGGGCATCCTGCCGGAGTGCGAATGCACCGGTGCTGTGGTGGTGGATGGACAGATCTTCCGCTGCGCAGGCGGTGTTCCGCACGGAACGGTGGACATGACTGCGGCTCTGGAAAAAAGCTGCAACGGCTATTTTATCCGGCTGGGGCAGCAGCTGGGGGCAGAGACGCTTTTGCAGATGTCCCGGCAGCTTGGCTTCGGGCAGGAGGTGCCGGTGGCAGGTGCGCTGTACGCCGATGCCGGAAAGCTGCCGTCTGCCGGGGAGCTTGCCCAGAGCGGCCAGCTGGCAAATTTCAGCTTTGGGCAGGGCGGTCTGCTGGCATCACCGGTACAGATCGCCGCCATGATGAACACCATTGCTTCCGGCGGGGTGTACCGCACGCCTTTCTTTGTGTGTGGCTCGGTGGATGAAACTGACGGTACGCCGCTGGAAACGCTTGCACATCCGCAGTCAAGGCGGGTGATGAGCGCGGAAAATGCAGCGCTCCTGCGTAAAATGCTGCAGCAGGTGGTGGAAGAGGGCACCGCACAGGATGCTGCCTGGCTGGAAGAAGGGGCTGGCGGCAAGACCGGTACCGCGCAGACCGGGCAGTTCACACCGGATGGCACGGAACGCAAAAACTTGTGGTTCACAGGGTTTTACCCGGCGCAGCAGCCGCGCTACACCATTGTGGTGCTGCAGGACGGGCAGGTGAGCACGGAACATTCCAGCGCCGCCATCTTTGCCCGGCTGTGCGCAATGCTGGACCTTCTGGCATAA